A stretch of Paenibacillus mucilaginosus 3016 DNA encodes these proteins:
- a CDS encoding S-layer homology domain-containing protein gives MKRTTSLRISVLLLFNMLFSLLAPLTGLADGIQLKINGLDETTESSPAQLTTSTITLPVTINGISADQINSIYYEITNMNTGVTSVNKTNKAVKNANNANEVVFSGVSLTEGLNKVVAKYGEATVVSSPAAWVHFTSVTNITDLKLNEVALNDNEMYPKSAPYTSLSITGTASNATRIQAYVNGTAYDPVVFNRGNFTFITNTGRNNDLALKPGDNEMRLISTNNSNTYYIDRTFVYDNGQAFAYDAYVKSTPAAADQYQKLAAVPTVTKNTADQVTVKAKLKVPVDSSNNLLYKEVDVAVGNQTPTKYVLSSLPVSSSVANQYRIYDFEYNFTTDTSNKYQAVTFSFITTSDFVQPGGQYAFYVVDPNTPYVNYMEYSIPNGLTVKVNEVGMTQLNRFPASLYVYTTTNASSVKLRVNNSDYATASVIDSTTTDTSGTTLNVWKFDIPTLADGISTLTVVPVGVNGENVQGSKTYLVQISSAPYVILDSIYNGQVFTSASKILCGNTGTGPCLTGRVVNLPEAEKDNVVLQVNDMQFNMSGLYKTPYDGSFTITSATPTADGTKTFGHKDVMGADGKKTFLFSVKVGGKVITESKFEIFILSDNVPYINSVVPVEENPDNKVFKTVKTDEYATTEDVVALTGSVRNATTYTVEYTIPGETAKRSVAIASKTQTYDNDTEKITFTETFNTNSAPLSVNGDYYFQITASNNSGVLATKTVKISKEAHPYVITLPEKLFTNENGKTQANINKNYQRIEIKAEGAISILFGKVEVFPRGGMFVYEAKGLKAGANEIKFTVNRGTAQNAGSLVLYNVNTPIEGAQYKSEIASSMKVFGGDLEMKLGKDVKLMRNDRTSTDTFLTNKRELLFGIANVQTGIVDKDIEFANSLATQSLSGAVETYRFKPASKLFWIDAGTISDQVDAGDAADLKGALEGGGTLPLVSSDPDVSSTLQPTPFYQRYDLQDLVVPTQPVTLTFKYDPTITADAWKYVTVFQYSTFADRSGAEISAGVPVSQMGWKNLGGVVDSKKNTITVTVPSFGYFQVMYMNDSFNDVTNHGWARDIIDTLYSKGYMFNKDSGGSRFLPDDAITRGEFVSLLVKVFDIPLTNPDTSNPDFQGTFGDVRKGVTLQNSINMYDYLHIEAGARAGIVRGTSQGLFLPNEAITRQDAAVMIARAAELKMGTDEDKVQASLDKLFTDSTDPKFSYYAKPAVEAVTKAGFIEGRPNTLLAGQTELTNRFDPVDNITRAESAAIALRVLAKLKKVPK, from the coding sequence TTGAAACGAACAACCAGCCTGCGGATTAGTGTTCTTCTGTTGTTTAACATGCTCTTCAGTCTGCTGGCTCCACTGACCGGTCTGGCTGATGGTATTCAACTGAAGATCAATGGCCTTGATGAAACGACGGAGTCTTCACCGGCTCAGCTGACGACCAGCACGATCACCCTTCCTGTTACGATTAACGGGATTTCGGCTGATCAGATTAACAGCATCTATTATGAAATTACGAACATGAATACAGGTGTAACCTCGGTAAACAAAACGAACAAAGCGGTGAAGAACGCCAATAATGCCAACGAAGTGGTGTTCTCCGGCGTTTCGCTGACCGAAGGCCTGAATAAAGTTGTCGCTAAATATGGCGAAGCCACAGTGGTTTCCTCCCCGGCGGCATGGGTGCACTTCACATCGGTAACGAACATTACGGATTTGAAGCTGAACGAAGTGGCTCTGAACGATAACGAAATGTATCCGAAGAGCGCTCCTTACACGAGCCTCAGCATTACGGGTACGGCAAGCAATGCGACAAGAATTCAGGCTTATGTTAACGGTACTGCTTATGATCCTGTCGTATTCAACCGCGGCAACTTCACGTTTATTACGAATACGGGCCGCAACAACGACCTGGCTCTGAAGCCGGGCGACAACGAAATGCGTCTGATCTCCACGAACAACAGCAACACGTATTATATCGATCGTACGTTCGTTTACGATAATGGTCAGGCTTTTGCTTACGATGCCTATGTGAAAAGTACGCCTGCAGCAGCTGATCAATATCAAAAGCTTGCAGCTGTTCCAACAGTAACGAAGAATACGGCCGATCAGGTAACGGTGAAGGCCAAATTGAAAGTTCCTGTGGACAGCAGCAATAACCTGCTCTACAAAGAAGTCGATGTAGCGGTAGGCAACCAAACGCCAACCAAATATGTTCTGAGCTCGCTTCCTGTCAGCTCGAGTGTGGCCAACCAATACCGGATTTACGATTTTGAATATAACTTTACAACGGACACAAGCAACAAGTATCAGGCAGTGACATTCAGCTTTATCACTACGTCTGACTTTGTTCAGCCTGGCGGGCAGTATGCCTTCTATGTGGTGGATCCCAACACTCCTTATGTCAATTACATGGAGTACTCCATTCCTAACGGCTTGACAGTCAAAGTAAATGAAGTGGGTATGACGCAGCTCAACCGCTTTCCTGCATCGCTGTATGTTTACACCACAACTAACGCATCCAGTGTAAAGCTGAGAGTGAACAACAGTGATTACGCAACAGCGAGTGTCATTGATTCCACGACTACGGATACGTCCGGCACTACTTTGAATGTATGGAAGTTTGATATTCCAACCTTGGCTGATGGGATCTCCACGCTGACGGTTGTCCCTGTCGGTGTGAATGGGGAGAACGTACAGGGGTCGAAGACATATCTCGTTCAGATCTCCAGTGCCCCTTACGTCATCCTGGACAGCATCTACAACGGACAAGTTTTCACGAGTGCGAGCAAGATTCTTTGCGGCAATACCGGCACCGGTCCTTGCTTGACGGGCCGCGTTGTGAACCTGCCGGAAGCGGAGAAGGACAACGTCGTCCTCCAGGTGAATGATATGCAGTTCAATATGAGCGGCTTGTACAAGACGCCATATGACGGTTCGTTCACCATCACATCCGCTACGCCTACGGCTGATGGCACCAAGACGTTCGGGCACAAAGACGTGATGGGTGCGGACGGCAAGAAGACTTTCCTGTTCTCTGTCAAAGTCGGCGGAAAAGTCATTACGGAATCGAAATTCGAGATTTTCATTCTCAGCGACAATGTTCCTTATATCAACAGCGTTGTTCCAGTGGAAGAAAACCCGGATAACAAGGTATTCAAAACGGTTAAAACCGATGAATATGCGACAACAGAAGATGTAGTGGCATTAACCGGTTCGGTGCGCAATGCTACAACTTATACGGTCGAATACACGATTCCAGGTGAGACCGCCAAGAGAAGTGTAGCGATCGCCAGCAAGACTCAAACGTATGACAATGATACGGAGAAGATCACATTCACGGAAACTTTCAATACCAATTCTGCACCTCTCTCAGTGAACGGTGATTATTACTTCCAGATCACGGCGAGCAATAATTCCGGTGTTCTGGCTACTAAGACAGTGAAGATTTCCAAAGAAGCACATCCTTATGTTATTACGCTTCCGGAGAAACTGTTTACGAATGAAAACGGCAAGACACAGGCCAATATCAATAAGAACTACCAAAGAATCGAGATTAAAGCCGAAGGAGCCATCAGCATCCTGTTCGGTAAAGTAGAAGTGTTCCCTAGAGGCGGTATGTTCGTCTATGAAGCCAAGGGACTTAAGGCGGGCGCGAATGAAATCAAGTTCACTGTAAACCGCGGTACGGCTCAAAATGCCGGCAGTCTCGTGCTTTATAATGTAAATACGCCGATCGAAGGTGCACAGTACAAGAGTGAAATTGCATCCTCGATGAAAGTGTTCGGCGGCGATCTGGAAATGAAGCTCGGCAAAGATGTGAAGCTGATGCGTAATGACCGGACGTCCACGGATACGTTCCTGACGAATAAAAGAGAGCTTTTGTTCGGTATTGCCAATGTGCAGACCGGTATTGTAGATAAGGATATCGAGTTTGCGAATTCTCTTGCTACTCAAAGTCTGTCCGGTGCTGTAGAAACGTACCGCTTTAAGCCGGCCAGCAAGCTGTTCTGGATTGATGCGGGAACGATCAGCGACCAGGTGGATGCAGGAGACGCAGCCGATCTGAAGGGCGCGCTTGAAGGCGGCGGTACACTTCCGCTCGTATCCAGCGATCCGGATGTATCATCGACTCTGCAGCCGACTCCATTCTATCAGCGTTACGACCTGCAGGATCTCGTTGTGCCTACGCAGCCGGTTACTCTGACGTTCAAGTATGATCCGACGATTACGGCTGACGCTTGGAAATATGTTACGGTGTTCCAATACAGTACGTTTGCTGACCGCAGCGGCGCCGAAATTTCGGCAGGTGTACCGGTATCCCAGATGGGCTGGAAGAACCTTGGGGGGGTCGTTGACTCCAAGAAAAACACAATCACGGTAACGGTGCCGTCGTTCGGATACTTCCAGGTCATGTATATGAACGACAGCTTCAATGATGTAACGAACCACGGATGGGCACGCGATATCATCGATACGCTGTACTCCAAGGGTTACATGTTCAACAAAGACAGCGGTGGCAGCCGATTCCTGCCGGACGATGCGATTACACGCGGGGAGTTTGTCAGCCTGCTTGTGAAAGTATTCGATATTCCGCTGACGAACCCGGATACCAGCAACCCTGATTTCCAGGGTACGTTTGGTGACGTTCGTAAGGGCGTGACATTGCAGAACAGCATCAATATGTACGATTATCTGCACATTGAAGCAGGCGCTCGCGCAGGTATTGTCCGTGGTACGTCGCAGGGCTTGTTCCTGCCGAACGAGGCGATTACCCGTCAAGATGCAGCTGTGATGATTGCCCGTGCAGCCGAACTCAAGATGGGTACGGACGAAGATAAAGTCCAGGCATCCCTGGATAAGCTCTTCACCGACTCGACCGATCCGAAATTCAGCTACTATGCCAAGCCGGCTGTAGAGGCTGTCACGAAGGCAGGCTTTATTGAAGGACGTCCGAATACTCTTCTGGCCGGCCAGACGGAGCTGACGAACCGTTTTGATCCGGTGGATAACATCACAAGAGCCGAGTCTGCAGCGATCGCTCTGCGTGTACTCGCCAAGCTGAAGAAAGTACCGAAATAA
- a CDS encoding S-layer homology domain-containing protein, whose protein sequence is MKKSLSAIVSLAMAFSMFSSVALGATSADFKDLNDLDAATKAKFDAMISAGIFDGVSEDTFGLKDKMNRAQFAKVAALIFGLKVDTSLKTSSFSDVKTRS, encoded by the coding sequence ATGAAGAAAAGTTTATCCGCAATCGTATCCCTGGCTATGGCTTTCTCGATGTTTTCTTCCGTAGCACTGGGCGCAACATCCGCTGACTTCAAAGATCTGAACGATCTGGACGCAGCTACTAAAGCAAAATTTGATGCAATGATTTCCGCTGGCATTTTCGACGGCGTAAGCGAAGATACATTCGGTCTGAAGGACAAAATGAACCGCGCTCAATTCGCAAAAGTTGCGGCTCTGATCTTCGGTCTGAAAGTCGACACTTCCCTGAAGACTTCCAGCTTCTCCGATGTTAAAACAAGAAGCTGA
- a CDS encoding S-layer homology domain-containing protein: MLKQEADDPANGYALPYIEALKAAGLTDGYAPGQYNPAGEVTKQELATFLVRGLGWEDQVKSDVGVSDKTVSDWA, translated from the coding sequence ATGTTAAAACAAGAAGCTGACGACCCAGCTAACGGCTACGCGCTTCCTTACATCGAAGCTCTGAAAGCTGCTGGTCTGACGGACGGCTACGCTCCTGGTCAATACAACCCTGCTGGCGAAGTAACGAAGCAAGAGCTCGCTACGTTCCTCGTTCGTGGTCTGGGTTGGGAAGATCAAGTGAAATCCGATGTTGGCGTAAGCGACAAGACGGTTTCCGACTGGGCGTAA
- a CDS encoding alpha/beta-type small acid-soluble spore protein: protein MSKTNKKVVPESGKALDVLKYEIAAELGLPVGKSAANLNVEFATELGAIPSQNMKEDYWGHIASRDAGAVGGTITSRLIRKAEEMMFNL, encoded by the coding sequence ATGTCGAAAACGAACAAGAAAGTGGTACCGGAAAGCGGAAAAGCGCTGGATGTGCTGAAGTATGAGATTGCCGCCGAGCTTGGACTGCCTGTTGGTAAATCTGCTGCTAATCTCAATGTTGAATTTGCGACTGAGCTTGGTGCCATTCCTTCTCAGAATATGAAAGAAGATTATTGGGGTCATATTGCTTCCCGTGATGCAGGTGCAGTAGGTGGGACCATTACGTCCAGACTCATTCGTAAAGCAGAAGAAATGATGTTTAATCTCTAA
- the metK gene encoding methionine adenosyltransferase: MSNPVGRRLFTSESVTEGHPDKICDQISDSVLDAFLKNDPNARVACEVSVATGLVLVIGEITSRSEYVDIQSIARETIKEIGYTRAKYGFDSTTCAVLVSLNEQSPDIAQGVNQALEAREGQMTDDQIEAIGAGDQGMMFGFAVNETPELMPLPISLSHQLSRRLTEVRKNGTLSYLRPDGKTQVTVEYEGDTPVRVDTIVISTQHGEEVTLEQIQKDIKEHVIKPIVPDNLIDENTKYFINPTGRFVIGGPQGDAGLTGRKIIVDTYGGYARHGGGAFSGKDPTKVDRSGAYAARYVAKNIVAAGLADKCEVQLAYAIGVAKPVSIAVDTFGTGKVSEEKLVEIVRSHFDLRPAGIIKMLDLRRPIYKQTAAYGHFGRTDVDLPWERTDKAEALKAAAQA, translated from the coding sequence ATGTCCAATCCAGTAGGCCGTCGTTTGTTCACTTCGGAGTCCGTAACCGAAGGACATCCGGATAAGATTTGCGACCAGATCTCGGACTCTGTCCTTGATGCATTCCTCAAAAATGACCCGAATGCCCGCGTAGCGTGCGAAGTATCCGTAGCTACGGGTCTTGTTCTTGTAATCGGTGAGATTACAAGTCGTTCGGAATATGTAGATATTCAATCGATCGCCCGTGAGACGATCAAAGAAATCGGGTATACGCGTGCAAAGTATGGTTTTGACTCTACTACTTGCGCAGTGCTTGTTTCCCTGAACGAGCAGTCTCCTGACATCGCTCAAGGTGTTAACCAGGCACTCGAAGCTCGTGAAGGTCAAATGACAGACGATCAGATCGAAGCGATCGGCGCCGGTGACCAAGGGATGATGTTCGGTTTTGCCGTTAATGAAACGCCAGAATTGATGCCGCTCCCGATCTCCTTGTCCCACCAGCTGTCCCGCCGTCTGACTGAAGTCCGTAAGAACGGCACTCTGTCTTACCTCCGTCCGGACGGTAAGACTCAAGTGACTGTAGAGTACGAAGGCGATACTCCGGTTCGTGTGGATACCATCGTTATCTCTACCCAGCATGGGGAAGAAGTAACACTGGAGCAGATCCAGAAGGATATCAAGGAGCACGTGATCAAGCCGATCGTTCCAGACAACCTGATCGACGAGAACACGAAGTACTTCATCAACCCAACGGGCCGTTTCGTTATCGGCGGACCTCAAGGGGATGCAGGTCTGACAGGCCGTAAGATCATCGTAGACACCTACGGTGGGTACGCACGTCACGGCGGTGGCGCATTCTCCGGTAAGGATCCAACGAAGGTTGACCGTTCCGGTGCTTACGCAGCGCGCTATGTTGCGAAGAACATTGTCGCAGCGGGCCTGGCTGACAAGTGCGAAGTACAACTTGCGTATGCCATTGGTGTTGCTAAGCCGGTATCCATTGCTGTGGATACGTTCGGCACAGGCAAAGTCAGCGAAGAGAAGCTGGTTGAGATCGTACGCAGCCACTTCGATCTTCGCCCAGCCGGCATCATTAAGATGCTTGATCTTCGCCGTCCTATCTACAAGCAGACTGCTGCCTATGGTCATTTCGGCCGTACCGACGTGGATCTGCCTTGGGAGCGTACGGACAAAGCGGAAGCCCTCAAAGCAGCGGCTCAAGCTTAA
- a CDS encoding stalk domain-containing protein, whose product MKLQKNWHRLSCVMLSATIFISSWTVGTVSYATAEPVVTMVSEEPLTSGAILKKYVWQTTRSGKAVKTNANVVEVDLTNPYVKIDVMTGTNNQFTKKQSVLAMAKETKAVAGINGDFFNTKAEGVPMGAQIGNGQLMATPMLNSPGWYTFALDKNNKPIVDAFTFQGNIITKDGASYPLGGINKTYYWYGPNDTHSHIDGLFMYTNAWGQVDRSNDGVTYPTEVLVQNGIIKQVADNGIIQMIAPQDGYILRAAGKAADFVREHMKAGDPIQADYKMLPQDASKNYDVDSFKMMIGGHTLLVDQGQPSIFTLDLTGLGGYRARTALGYSQDEKKAFIITADASGDSKGLSMTELQQFMVKIGVWKGLNLDGGGSTQMAARPLGETTPVLINQTEGGGQRQVVNGVGVYTLAPKGAVKGLTIQAPLFLFIGENAPLSFRGYDEYYNPVEVGTATAAWSTSSKLGSFKENIFTPTGAGLAKVTATAGTGTAIEDLEIIGRHQLTGLKINADRAVIANGASVKLPVIAMTSAGESREVPSSLIEWEVLGVKGEVVNGELKVSDLNGQKAAQVIAKYDGYSTMAVIPVGEDKVWYDLDTNAVQTFSDAKPLGVTSSVYIRPDEKNNKYLALQYDFSGGGTEADKWAFATLDTRIVIEGQPGQMKMRVNGDESLNWLRAELLDNSGKIHRVDIARNINWKGWKELTVNLSDYPIDFPIRVQSVYLVNEGQGQDERAEKGQIGIDDITFTYRGSLPQPSNNSVSLTVGNKAVSVNGKGMTLEQAPVIVEGNTLIPIRFVTDALGGTVRWDDQERKVTVIRGGKMIDLWIGNKDLVVNGERITAEVPPVIMSDLTMVPLRILSENLGWKVTWDGNTRQITLQ is encoded by the coding sequence GTGAAACTGCAAAAAAACTGGCACAGGCTGTCCTGCGTCATGCTGTCGGCAACGATTTTTATTTCATCTTGGACCGTAGGGACGGTCTCCTATGCCACGGCAGAGCCTGTTGTTACGATGGTAAGTGAAGAGCCCTTGACCTCGGGTGCCATACTTAAGAAGTATGTGTGGCAAACCACCCGCAGCGGGAAGGCCGTGAAAACGAATGCGAATGTGGTGGAAGTCGATCTGACGAATCCCTATGTCAAAATAGATGTAATGACGGGAACGAACAATCAGTTTACGAAAAAGCAATCCGTACTGGCTATGGCCAAAGAAACAAAGGCTGTCGCGGGGATTAACGGGGATTTCTTTAATACGAAGGCGGAAGGCGTGCCCATGGGGGCTCAGATTGGAAACGGGCAGCTGATGGCTACTCCTATGCTGAATTCGCCGGGGTGGTATACGTTTGCGCTGGATAAGAACAATAAGCCTATCGTGGATGCTTTCACCTTCCAGGGGAACATCATTACCAAAGACGGGGCTTCTTATCCGCTCGGCGGAATCAACAAAACGTACTACTGGTACGGACCGAATGACACGCACAGCCATATCGACGGACTGTTCATGTACACGAATGCCTGGGGGCAGGTGGATCGTTCAAATGATGGTGTGACTTATCCTACGGAAGTACTGGTGCAGAACGGGATCATCAAGCAGGTAGCGGATAACGGCATCATCCAAATGATCGCCCCGCAGGATGGCTATATTCTTCGTGCTGCAGGCAAAGCAGCGGATTTTGTCAGGGAGCATATGAAAGCCGGCGATCCGATTCAAGCGGATTACAAAATGCTGCCGCAGGACGCAAGCAAAAATTATGACGTCGATTCGTTTAAAATGATGATCGGCGGTCATACCCTGCTGGTGGACCAGGGGCAGCCGTCCATTTTCACACTGGATCTAACGGGTCTTGGAGGGTATCGGGCGCGTACGGCCCTTGGGTATTCCCAGGATGAGAAGAAGGCCTTCATTATTACAGCCGACGCCAGCGGCGACAGCAAGGGACTCAGCATGACTGAGCTGCAGCAGTTCATGGTCAAAATAGGAGTGTGGAAAGGCCTGAATCTGGACGGCGGCGGATCGACTCAAATGGCAGCCCGTCCGCTTGGCGAAACGACCCCGGTGCTCATTAACCAAACCGAGGGCGGAGGCCAGCGCCAGGTAGTGAATGGAGTAGGGGTGTACACGCTTGCACCCAAAGGTGCTGTTAAAGGTCTGACGATTCAGGCACCGCTTTTCTTATTTATTGGTGAGAATGCCCCACTAAGTTTCCGGGGATATGACGAATACTATAATCCGGTAGAGGTGGGAACAGCAACAGCGGCTTGGAGCACATCGAGCAAGCTGGGCTCCTTTAAAGAAAATATCTTTACTCCAACCGGTGCGGGATTGGCCAAGGTCACAGCCACGGCCGGCACGGGGACGGCAATTGAAGACCTTGAGATTATTGGGCGCCATCAGCTGACGGGGCTGAAGATCAATGCAGACCGAGCGGTCATCGCAAATGGAGCTTCGGTGAAGCTTCCTGTAATCGCCATGACATCTGCAGGGGAATCCCGCGAAGTGCCTTCTTCACTCATCGAGTGGGAAGTGCTCGGAGTGAAGGGTGAGGTCGTCAACGGGGAGCTCAAAGTGAGCGACCTGAACGGCCAAAAAGCGGCACAGGTCATCGCCAAATATGATGGCTACAGCACGATGGCCGTGATTCCGGTTGGGGAAGACAAGGTCTGGTATGATCTTGACACCAATGCGGTGCAGACCTTCTCGGATGCTAAACCGCTCGGAGTAACCTCCTCTGTATATATTCGTCCGGATGAGAAGAATAACAAGTATCTGGCACTGCAATATGATTTTAGCGGTGGTGGTACGGAAGCGGACAAGTGGGCGTTCGCCACTTTGGACACCCGCATTGTCATTGAAGGCCAACCGGGACAGATGAAGATGCGCGTCAACGGGGATGAGAGCCTGAACTGGCTGCGTGCTGAGCTGCTGGATAACAGCGGCAAGATTCACCGGGTAGACATCGCTCGGAATATCAACTGGAAGGGCTGGAAGGAGCTCACGGTGAATCTCTCCGATTACCCGATCGACTTCCCGATCCGTGTCCAAAGTGTATACCTCGTGAATGAGGGCCAGGGGCAGGATGAGCGTGCCGAGAAGGGCCAGATCGGCATTGACGACATTACGTTCACTTACCGGGGCAGTCTTCCTCAGCCATCCAATAACTCGGTAAGCCTGACCGTTGGCAATAAAGCCGTATCGGTGAACGGCAAAGGCATGACGCTGGAACAGGCTCCGGTCATCGTGGAAGGCAATACGCTCATTCCGATTCGCTTTGTTACGGATGCGCTTGGCGGTACAGTACGTTGGGATGATCAGGAGCGAAAGGTTACGGTTATCCGCGGCGGTAAAATGATCGATCTTTGGATCGGCAATAAAGACCTGGTTGTTAACGGTGAACGGATTACGGCGGAAGTGCCCCCAGTCATCATGAGTGATCTGACGATGGTGCCTCTGCGCATTCTTTCCGAGAATCTGGGATGGAAAGTGACGTGGGATGGGAACACTCGACAAATCACACTGCAATAA
- a CDS encoding sensor histidine kinase translates to MSVDVFDRVIKNAIDVMENSKYQIFEICENVRAEREALNKELQLVIEETAITIDIVDKFEVDYRRSRVRLTEVSRDFKRFNEEDIRAAYEAATQLQAQLAIHREKELHLKMRRDDLQKRLKNLDKQLERAEALVSQFGVVLEYLSGDLHQVTRLLESAKSRQLMGLKIILAQEEERKRIAREIHDGLAQNMANMVLRTEITERMLAKEAYSAVKEELADLKSGVRAGIEEVRKIIFNLRPMALDDLGLVPTLRKFVQDYEERSKISTKFELIGKEVRLPSGMEVAVYRLVQEAFSNVLKHAEASHITLELTFQQQMIKLTVTDNGVGFNTAGIDKKITQGSHYGLMGMRERVELLEGRFDIQSEVGAGTKVSMVIPIKSESKEE, encoded by the coding sequence ATGTCAGTCGATGTGTTTGACCGCGTTATCAAAAATGCCATCGATGTGATGGAGAACAGCAAATACCAGATTTTTGAGATCTGCGAAAATGTCCGGGCAGAGCGTGAAGCGCTAAATAAAGAACTGCAGCTGGTGATTGAGGAAACGGCGATAACGATCGACATCGTGGACAAGTTTGAAGTGGATTACCGCCGTTCCCGCGTCCGGCTGACGGAAGTGAGCCGGGATTTCAAACGGTTTAACGAAGAGGATATTCGGGCGGCCTATGAGGCCGCTACCCAGCTTCAGGCACAGCTTGCGATTCACCGGGAGAAAGAGCTGCATCTGAAGATGCGCCGCGATGATCTGCAGAAGCGGCTCAAGAACCTGGACAAGCAGCTGGAGCGGGCGGAAGCGCTTGTATCCCAGTTCGGGGTGGTGCTGGAGTACCTCTCCGGGGACCTTCATCAGGTAACCCGTCTGCTGGAGTCGGCCAAAAGCCGGCAGCTGATGGGCCTGAAGATCATTTTGGCCCAGGAAGAGGAACGCAAGCGGATTGCCCGGGAAATCCATGACGGACTGGCGCAGAATATGGCGAACATGGTGCTTCGGACGGAGATTACCGAGCGCATGCTGGCGAAGGAAGCGTACAGCGCTGTCAAAGAAGAGTTGGCAGACCTGAAGAGCGGTGTCCGGGCAGGGATTGAAGAGGTACGCAAGATTATTTTCAATCTCCGCCCGATGGCGCTCGATGATCTGGGGCTCGTTCCGACCCTGCGCAAATTTGTGCAGGATTATGAGGAACGCTCCAAGATCAGCACGAAATTCGAGCTGATTGGCAAAGAGGTCCGGCTGCCGTCAGGGATGGAGGTGGCCGTGTACCGTCTGGTGCAGGAAGCGTTCTCCAATGTCCTGAAGCATGCCGAGGCATCCCACATTACACTCGAATTGACATTTCAGCAGCAGATGATCAAATTGACGGTGACCGATAACGGAGTCGGATTCAATACGGCAGGCATCGACAAAAAAATCACCCAAGGCAGCCACTACGGATTAATGGGCATGCGGGAGAGGGTAGAGCTGCTGGAAGGGCGGTTCGACATTCAATCCGAGGTTGGTGCCGGCACGAAAGTGTCGATGGTGATCCCGATCAAGTCCGAGTCCAAGGAGGAATAA
- a CDS encoding response regulator — translation MDIMGSAKRPIKLVLADDHQLFREGVKRILNMESDLEVVGECGDGIQVLELCNTLHPDIVLMDINMPVENGVVATEKLKEIFPDIKVIILSIHDDESYVFETLRKGASGYLLKDMEAESLINAIRSVVAGHAYIHPKVTGKLINQLRRMTYLDEQGVTGTSPVAKEAGVKYVHMDNSPLTRREAEVLRLMAEGKSNKNIGEFLYISEKTVKNHVSSILQKMEVDDRTQAVIIAIKNGWVTL, via the coding sequence ATGGATATTATGGGCAGTGCCAAACGCCCCATCAAACTGGTTCTGGCTGACGACCATCAGCTGTTCCGCGAAGGGGTGAAGCGGATATTAAATATGGAGAGCGACCTGGAGGTCGTCGGGGAGTGCGGCGATGGCATTCAGGTGCTTGAGCTGTGCAACACGCTCCATCCCGATATCGTGCTCATGGATATCAACATGCCGGTAGAGAACGGTGTTGTGGCCACGGAGAAGCTTAAAGAGATTTTTCCGGACATTAAAGTCATCATTCTCTCGATTCACGACGATGAGAGCTATGTCTTCGAGACGCTCCGCAAAGGCGCTTCGGGATACCTGCTGAAGGACATGGAGGCGGAATCGCTGATCAATGCGATCCGCTCCGTAGTTGCAGGCCATGCATACATACATCCGAAAGTAACCGGAAAGCTGATCAACCAGCTGCGTCGCATGACGTACCTGGATGAGCAGGGAGTAACGGGAACGAGCCCGGTAGCGAAAGAAGCCGGGGTAAAGTATGTTCATATGGACAACAGTCCGCTCACGCGCAGAGAGGCAGAGGTGCTTCGCCTGATGGCAGAAGGCAAGAGCAACAAGAATATCGGCGAATTCCTTTATATCAGTGAGAAGACCGTAAAGAATCATGTGAGTTCGATCCTCCAGAAGATGGAGGTTGATGACCGGACCCAGGCGGTTATCATTGCAATCAAGAACGGATGGGTTACGCTGTAA